In Peromyscus eremicus chromosome 2, PerEre_H2_v1, whole genome shotgun sequence, a single genomic region encodes these proteins:
- the Fsbp gene encoding fibrinogen silencer-binding protein produces the protein MVGKARSSNFTLSEKLDLLSLVKPYVKILEEHTNKNSVIVEKNRCWDVIAVNYNAIGVDRPPRTAQGLRSLYKRLKEYAKQELLQQKEAQSDFKSNISEPTKKVMEMIPQISSFCLIRDRNHIQSANLDESAQAGTSSMQVMVDHQPVAITVEVKQEEDIKASPPLVPNPQHNDSVEQREEHELMHAMEEPLSPSLSSVDMRMTSSPSSVPRRDDFCHHESGEHIRSLLRCDPQVLQMFKEEHQIILENQKNFGLYVQEKRDGLRRKQQLEEELLRAKIEVEKLKATRLRHGLPEYSSL, from the exons ATGGTAGGGAAGGCTAGGTCTTCCAATTTTACCCTGTCTGAAAAGCTTGATCTGCTAAGCCTTGTGAAGCCATATGTGAAAATTCTCGAAGAGCACACTAATAAAAATTCAGTAATAGTGGAAAAGAATAGATGTTGGGATGTCATAGCAGTTAACTATAATGCAATTGGAGTAGACCGCCCTCCTCGAACAGCACAGGGCCTACGCAGCCTTTACAAAAGGCTCAAAGAATATGCCAAACAGGAGCTATTGCAGCAAAAGGAGGCCCAATCAGATTTTAAAAGCAATATTTCCGAGCCAACCAAGAAAGTTATGGAGATGATTCCCCAGATCTCCAGCTTTTGCCTGATAAGAGACAGGAACCACATACAaag TGCGAACTTGGATGAGTCTGCCCAGGCTGGTACCAGCTCGATGCAGGTAATGGTGGATCACCAGCCTGTCGCTATTACAGTAGAGGTGAAGCAAGAAGAGGACATTAAAGCGTCCCCTCCACTGGTTCCCAATCCTCAGCACAATGATTCTGTAGAGCAAAGAGAAGAGCATGAATTAATGCATGCCATGGAAGAACCCTTGTCTCCATCGCTCTCTTCTGTTGATATGAGAATGACATCATCTCCGTCTTCTGTCCCAAGGAGAGATGATTTTTGTCATCATGAAAGTGGAGAACACATTAGGTCTCTGCTAAGATGTGACCCTCAGGTCCTGCAAATGTTCAAAGAGGAACATCAGATAATTTTAGAAAATCAAAAGAATTTTGGATTATATGTTCAGGAGAAGAGGGATGGATTGAGAAGAAAGCAGCAGCTAGAGGAGGAGCTGCTAAGAGCAAAGATCGAAGTGGAGAAGCTGAAAGCGACTCGCTTACGGCATGGTCTGCCCGAGTATAGTAGTCTCTAA
- the LOC131903339 gene encoding small ribosomal subunit protein eS12-like — protein sequence MAEEGIAAGGVTDINTALQEVLKTALIHDGLARGIREASKAHLCVLASNCDEPMYVKLVEALCTEHQINLIKVDDNKKLGEWVGLCKIDREGKPQKVVGCSCVVVKDYGKGSQAKDVIEEYFKCKK from the coding sequence ATGGCCGAGGAAGGCATTGCTGCTGGAGGTGTAACGGACATCAACACTGCTCTACAAGAGGTGCTGAAGACCGCCCTCATCCATGATGGCCTAGCACGTGGCATCCGCGAAGCTTCCAAAGCCCATCTCTGTGTGCTCGCATCCAATTGTGATGAGCCTATGTATGTCAAGTTGGTGGAGGCACTTTGTACTGAGCACCAAATCAACCTAATTAAGGTTGATGACAACAAGAAACTAGGGGAATGGGTAGGCCTCTGTAAAATCGATCGAGAGGGGAAACcacagaaagtggttggttgcaGTTGTGTAGTGGTTAAGGACTATGGCAAAGGATCTCAGGCCAAGGATGTCATCGAGGAGTACTTCAAGtgcaagaaatga